From the genome of Amia ocellicauda isolate fAmiCal2 chromosome 14, fAmiCal2.hap1, whole genome shotgun sequence, one region includes:
- the LOC136767781 gene encoding zinc finger protein 852 produces MAEAGFQYFMQGLSTLGPDTAGSRFSPPCVKRDPELDSIHTVGLSRIQCLSTAELGPQPCLVSDWIKTEMEDYTDYIKAEPDPELQSYHGTELGCYKAHYENCLGSDHVKTETDGLDYIKSEPDPDLQPFLSVAMDCYEMHYEPQKIKTEGDGLDYAKSEQHTELQPFCSADLGFSELQYEPGLEPDYIKVEIDGLGCADVAEVRRRQSEERLQQHPTEDHPEGGVKLEPEEEGWYELDCMADESGARGEDLWAQCRQQQPGTPSSPRAQPPGDLQDSHCCGQCGKSFSNLGNLKTHTRIHTGERPYSCAQCGKSFLQLGSLKRHQLIHTEERPHRCAQCGKSFRHTGNLKKHQRIHTGERPYCCAHCGKTFNESVKLKDHQRIHTGERPYSCTQCGKSFSHSKDLRTHHRTHTGERPYCCAQCGKSFTTLEGLKTHQRVHTGERPYPCTECGKSFSQSGQLKTHQRVHTGERPYCCAHCGKSFSQLGQLQTHERIHTGERPYSCAQCGKSFINSGDLRIHQRTHTGERPYCCTQCGKSFTQSGGLKAHQQIHLRETINTTMANTTDRL; encoded by the coding sequence ATGGCAGAAGCaggatttcagtattttatgcAGGGGCTCAGTACACTGGGGCCTGACACAGCAGGGTCTAGGTTTTCACCTCCCTGTGTGAAAAGAGACCCTGAGCTGGACTCCATCCACACTGTGGGTCTCTCCAGGATCCAGTGTCTCAGCACTGCAGAACTGGGGCCCCAACCCTGTCTTGTCTCTGACTGGATTAAGACCGAGATGGAAGACTACACAGACTACATTAAGGCCGAGCCAGATCCTGAGCTGCAGTCCTACCATGGTACAGAGCTGGGCTGTTATAAAGCACATTATGAGAACTGTCTAGGGTCTGACCACGTTAAGACAGAGACTGACGGACTAGACTACATTAAGTCTGAACCAGACCCTGATTTACAGCCCTTCCTCAGTGTGGCCATGGACTGTTATGAAATGCATTATGAGCCacagaaaattaaaacagaGGGCGACGGACTGGATTACGCCAAATCAGAACAGCACACGGAGCTGCAGCCTTTCTGTAGTGCAGATCTGGGATTCAGCGAGCTACAGTACGAGCCCGGTCTGGAGCCCGACTACATTAAGGTGGAGATCGATGGGCTGGGGTGTGCGGACGTGGCAGAGGTAAGAAGGCGGCAGAGTGAAGAGAGACTCCAGCAGCACCCAACTGAGGACCATCCGGAGGGAGGGGTCAAACTGGAGCCTGAGGAGGAGGGATGGTATGAGCTGGATTGTATGGCTGACGAGAGCGGAGCGAGGGGGGAGGACCTGTGGGCACAGTGCAGACAGCAGCAACCTGGAACCCCCAGCTCCCCCAGGGCACAGCCCCCCGGGGACCTCCAGGACAGCCACTGCTGCGGCCAATGCGGGAAAAGCTTCAGCAACCTGGGGAACCTGAAGACGCACACGCGCATCCACACGGGGGAGCGGCCCTACAGCTGCGCCCAGTGCGGCAAGAGCTTCCTGCAGCTGGGCAGCCTCAAGCGTCACCAGCTCATCCACACTGAGGAGCGGCCCCACCGTTGCGCCCAGTGTGGCAAGAGCTTCCGGCACACGGGCAACCTGAAGAAGCACCAGCGCATCCACACGGGGGAGCGGCCCTACTGCTGCGCCCACTGCGGCAAGACCTTCAACGAGTCAGTCAAGTTAAAGGaccaccagcgcattcacactgGGGAGAGGCCGTACagctgcacccagtgtgggaagagcttcagcCACTCCAAGGACCTCCGCACGCACCACCGGACTCACACGGGGGAGCGGCCCTACTGCTGCGCCCAGTGCGGCAAGAGCTTCACCACTCTGGAGGGCCTCAAAACCCATCAGCGTGTGCACACGGGGGAGCGGCCATATCCCTGCACCGAGTGCGGCAAGAGCTTCAGCCAGTCGGGGCAGCTGAAGACGCACCAGCGCGTGCACACGGGGGAGCGGCCCTACTGCTGTGCCCACTGCGGCAAGAGCTTCAGCCAGCTAGGGCAGCTCCAGACCCACGAGCGCATCCACACCGGAGAGAGACCGTACAGCTGCgctcagtgtgggaagagcttcatcAACTCCGGGGATCTCAGGATACATCAGAGGACCCACACCGGGGAGCGGCCGTACTgctgcacccagtgtgggaagagcttcactcAGTCGGGGGGACTTAAAGCACACCAACAGATTCACCTGAGGGAGACAATCAATACCACAATGGCCAACACAACAGATAGACTCTGA